A window from Candidatus Aegiribacteria sp. encodes these proteins:
- the aspS gene encoding aspartate--tRNA(Asn) ligase, with translation MIGISDKEMINPLSAETLESIAGEKVTIHGVVQRIRRLGWGAFIVLRRHDGLLQCVMGNDGNEEILDSLEVEQSVEVKGTVKEAGIKDNSINPASVEIHVDSIKIISSPKAQPPVDMSKKLLDLHIDTNLDLRPLSLRHPGERARLKIAESFAHGFRESLSSMGFTEIRTPKICSAGAEGGANIFKVDYFGRPAFLAQSPQFYKQMGVGIFERVFEVGPVFRAEPHQTSRHINEYTSLDFEMGFIDGFEDVMALEVAVLRHCLDTVKKNTAYELEMLCAKMPEVGEHIPSITLEEAHRITSEISGKDCMGEPDLEPEEEKILCRYSQEEWGSEFLLVTHFPTEKRPFYTMDDPENPGTTLSFDLLFRGLEVTTGGQRIHEYEMQVEKMRKFGLDPDDFESYLQAHKYGLPPHGGLAIGLERMAARILDVDNIRLTTMFPRDAKRLTP, from the coding sequence ATGATCGGTATAAGTGATAAGGAAATGATAAACCCGCTTTCAGCAGAGACACTTGAGAGCATAGCAGGGGAGAAAGTAACGATTCATGGCGTAGTTCAGCGAATCCGACGCCTTGGCTGGGGCGCATTTATAGTGCTGCGCCGCCATGACGGATTGCTGCAATGTGTTATGGGGAATGACGGAAACGAAGAGATACTCGACAGTCTTGAAGTCGAGCAATCGGTTGAAGTAAAGGGTACAGTGAAGGAAGCCGGAATAAAGGACAATTCAATTAATCCCGCATCTGTCGAAATCCACGTTGATTCCATTAAAATAATTTCATCACCGAAAGCTCAGCCACCTGTCGACATGTCCAAAAAACTTCTCGACCTGCACATTGATACCAATCTTGATCTTCGCCCTCTGAGTCTGCGACACCCCGGTGAAAGAGCCAGACTCAAGATTGCGGAATCATTTGCGCACGGTTTCAGGGAAAGCCTCTCAAGCATGGGATTTACCGAGATACGTACTCCGAAAATCTGCTCAGCCGGAGCGGAGGGAGGAGCAAATATATTCAAAGTTGATTATTTCGGCCGACCGGCATTTCTTGCGCAATCCCCACAATTCTACAAACAGATGGGCGTAGGTATCTTTGAGCGGGTGTTCGAAGTAGGACCAGTTTTCCGAGCTGAACCTCACCAGACTTCCAGACATATCAACGAATACACCTCTCTCGATTTCGAGATGGGATTCATTGATGGATTTGAAGACGTGATGGCCCTTGAGGTAGCGGTACTGAGACACTGCCTTGATACAGTGAAGAAGAACACCGCGTACGAACTTGAAATGCTTTGTGCGAAGATGCCCGAAGTAGGTGAGCACATACCATCCATTACGCTGGAGGAAGCACACAGGATTACCTCTGAGATCAGCGGGAAAGACTGCATGGGAGAACCTGACCTCGAGCCGGAGGAAGAGAAAATACTCTGCAGGTATTCACAGGAGGAATGGGGTTCCGAATTCCTTCTTGTAACTCACTTTCCCACTGAGAAGAGGCCGTTCTACACGATGGATGATCCTGAAAATCCTGGTACAACGCTGAGCTTCGATCTGCTGTTCAGAGGCCTCGAGGTGACAACTGGAGGACAAAGGATTCACGAGTACGAAATGCAGGTTGAAAAAATGAGGAAATTCGGATTGGATCCGGATGACTTCGAAAGCTACCTGCAGGCGCACAAGTACGGACTCCCGCCACATGGTGGCCTTGCAATAGGCCTTGAAAGAATGGCAGCGAGGATTCTCGATGTGGATAATATCCGTCTTACAACGATGTTTCCCCGTGATGCGAAGCGTTTAACGCCCTGA
- the buk gene encoding butyrate kinase codes for MSDTYRILAINPGSTSTKISVFESEKEVWSTKLSHSSDDLAGFDHIFEQYDFRKDVIENELEKADYDIASFDAIVGRGGVLHPIEGGTYEVDEKLLEDLREGVQGEHVSNLGAPIANELAHEAHCPAFIVDPVVVDEMEPLARFSGHPDLPRRSIFHALNQKAVARKASADIKRSYDKVNLIVVHLGGGISVGAHKAGRVIDVNNALNGDGPFTPERSGGLPVGDLTALCFSGKRTLPEVKKMIKGAGGIVAYLGTNDMMLVEDKIREGDRKFALVYEAMAYQVSKEIGAMATVLEGNVDAIVLTGGIAYDKNFVEMIRNHTGFIAEILVYQGEMEMEALALGGLRVLRKEENAKKYNPRRKAL; via the coding sequence ATGTCAGACACCTACCGAATACTAGCGATCAATCCCGGCTCCACGTCTACGAAAATATCTGTATTTGAGAGCGAAAAGGAAGTATGGTCCACTAAATTAAGTCATTCCAGTGATGATCTGGCTGGATTCGACCATATTTTCGAACAATATGATTTCAGAAAGGATGTTATTGAAAACGAGCTTGAGAAAGCCGATTACGACATTGCATCCTTCGATGCGATTGTTGGTCGGGGTGGAGTTCTTCATCCCATTGAGGGAGGAACATACGAAGTTGATGAAAAGCTCCTCGAAGACCTCCGCGAGGGAGTTCAGGGGGAGCATGTTTCCAATCTGGGAGCTCCAATAGCAAATGAACTTGCTCACGAAGCCCACTGTCCCGCGTTTATAGTCGATCCGGTTGTTGTAGATGAGATGGAACCTCTTGCAAGGTTCTCAGGTCATCCTGATCTTCCAAGAAGATCGATCTTCCATGCCCTGAATCAGAAAGCCGTTGCACGGAAGGCATCCGCGGATATTAAGAGATCATACGATAAGGTAAATCTTATAGTAGTCCATCTCGGTGGTGGAATCTCAGTGGGTGCTCATAAAGCCGGAAGGGTCATTGACGTCAATAACGCTCTTAATGGTGATGGTCCATTCACACCTGAAAGATCCGGAGGTTTGCCGGTAGGTGATCTTACAGCGCTTTGCTTCAGTGGAAAACGCACTCTGCCGGAAGTCAAAAAAATGATAAAGGGCGCTGGCGGTATTGTAGCTTATCTTGGTACAAACGATATGATGCTCGTCGAGGATAAAATCAGAGAAGGAGACAGGAAGTTCGCTCTGGTCTACGAAGCAATGGCGTATCAGGTAAGCAAAGAAATTGGAGCCATGGCAACTGTACTTGAGGGAAATGTTGATGCAATAGTCCTGACCGGTGGAATCGCTTATGACAAGAATTTCGTGGAAATGATTCGAAACCATACGGGATTCATTGCAGAGATTCTGGTCTATCAGGGTGAGATGGAAATGGAAGCTCTTGCACTTGGAGGTTTGAGGGTACTTCGGAAAGAAGAGAACGCAAAAAAATACAACCCGCGGAGGAAAGCTCTCTAA
- a CDS encoding methylmalonyl-CoA mutase family protein — MSDAAFEKRKKFWEENILDPVLNKFPERKETFVTGSGEPVERVYFSEKPDEEYLRKQGFPGQYPFTRGVQPTMYRGRFWTMRQYAGFGTAEESNKRYRYLLEQGQTGLSVAFDLPTQIGYDSDHPLCEGEIGKVGVAIDSLSDMEILFNQIPLDSVSTSMTINAPAAVLLAMYITVAEKQGVQAKMLRGTIQNDILKEYMARGTYIFPPEQSMRLITDIFCYCSDNVPKWNTISISGYHIREAGCTAAQEVAFTLADGIAYVEAAIEAGLNVDDFAPRLSFFFNAHNDLLEEVAKFRAARRLWGQIMKERFKAENPKSLMLRFHTQTAGSSLTAQQPDNNIVRVAIQTLAAVLGGTQSLHTNSRDEALSLPTEQAVRIALRTQQIVANESGIANTVDPLAGSYFVENLTDKIETEALEYIRKIDSMGGMVNSIESGYPQRKIQESAYEYQRDIERKERVVVGVNSYRVPEGPPEGLLKVDPSVAESQISKLDNIRNNRDNGAVDTSLEVLQKAADSTDNLMPFILDSVRCYATLGEICRVLRDEFGEYRPGTVL, encoded by the coding sequence ATGAGTGATGCAGCATTCGAAAAGAGAAAGAAATTCTGGGAAGAGAATATCCTTGACCCTGTTCTGAATAAATTCCCTGAAAGAAAGGAAACTTTCGTTACCGGATCGGGAGAGCCGGTGGAACGCGTTTACTTCTCTGAAAAACCGGATGAGGAATATCTTAGAAAACAGGGCTTCCCCGGGCAGTATCCTTTCACGAGGGGAGTACAGCCCACAATGTACAGGGGCCGTTTCTGGACAATGAGACAATATGCGGGGTTCGGAACGGCGGAAGAATCAAATAAACGATATCGCTACCTTCTTGAACAGGGGCAGACCGGGCTTTCAGTTGCGTTTGATCTCCCAACTCAGATCGGATACGATTCAGACCATCCACTCTGTGAGGGTGAGATAGGTAAGGTCGGCGTCGCTATTGACAGCCTCTCTGATATGGAGATCCTTTTCAATCAGATCCCCCTTGATAGTGTATCAACCTCTATGACCATAAACGCTCCTGCTGCGGTTCTCCTTGCGATGTACATTACGGTTGCGGAAAAGCAGGGTGTCCAGGCTAAAATGCTTCGTGGCACAATTCAGAATGACATCCTGAAGGAGTACATGGCCCGTGGAACCTATATTTTCCCCCCAGAGCAATCCATGAGGCTCATAACTGACATCTTCTGCTACTGCAGTGACAATGTACCGAAATGGAACACAATAAGTATTTCAGGATATCACATTCGAGAAGCAGGGTGTACTGCTGCACAGGAAGTTGCATTCACTCTTGCCGACGGTATAGCATACGTTGAAGCAGCAATTGAAGCAGGGTTGAATGTCGATGATTTCGCGCCCAGACTCAGTTTTTTCTTCAACGCGCACAATGATCTGCTTGAGGAAGTAGCTAAATTCAGAGCTGCAAGGAGATTATGGGGACAAATCATGAAAGAGCGGTTCAAAGCAGAGAATCCGAAGAGCTTGATGCTCCGTTTTCACACTCAGACAGCTGGCTCCTCACTGACTGCTCAGCAACCGGATAACAATATCGTGAGGGTAGCAATTCAGACTCTTGCAGCAGTACTCGGCGGCACCCAGAGCCTGCACACGAACAGCAGAGACGAAGCCCTTTCTCTTCCAACCGAACAGGCGGTACGTATCGCTCTTAGAACACAGCAGATTGTGGCCAACGAATCCGGCATCGCTAATACGGTTGATCCGCTTGCGGGAAGCTATTTCGTTGAGAATCTCACAGATAAAATAGAAACGGAAGCGCTGGAATATATCAGGAAAATCGATTCAATGGGTGGAATGGTCAACTCAATTGAGAGCGGATATCCTCAGAGAAAGATACAGGAATCAGCTTACGAATATCAGCGTGATATTGAAAGAAAAGAAAGAGTAGTTGTCGGAGTTAACAGTTATAGAGTTCCGGAAGGACCGCCGGAAGGTCTGCTGAAGGTAGACCCTTCCGTTGCTGAATCACAGATTTCAAAGCTTGACAATATAAGGAATAACAGGGATAACGGTGCTGTTGATACAAGTCTTGAAGTCCTTCAGAAAGCTGCAGACTCTACAGATAATTTGATGCCGTTCATACTTGACTCCGTACGCTGCTATGCAACTCTTGGTGAAATATGCAGGGTACTCAGGGATGAATTCGGCGAATACAGACCTGGTACAGTTTTGTAA